DNA sequence from the Desertifilum tharense IPPAS B-1220 genome:
TGACAATAAAAATCTCCGCGAAGCCGATTTAAGTCAAGCGAATCTTAAGGGGATTCACTTACGAGGTGTTAATCTTAGCAAGGCTAATTTAAGTGGTGCGGATTTAAGCGGAGCTAATTTAATTGATGCCAATTTAAGCGAAGCCAATTTGATGGGGGCGAATCTCAGCGAAGCGAACCTGGAGTACGTTCACTTGCGGGGGGCGAATTTAACCCAAGCCAATCTCAGCCAAGCGAATCTGGTGGATGCCAATCTCAAGGATGCCAATTTGATGGGGGCGAATCTTTGGGGCGTTAAGCTGCGCGATACCAACCTACGCGGGGCGAACTTGCAGGGGGCGACGTTACCGCGTGGAGAGGTTTATGAGGTTTATCTGAAAACGGTCATCCCCTATCTGTGTACGTATCGCGGTAAAACCCTAGCAGAAGTTGCGGCGGCTTGGGACTGTCATGAATGGAGTAATTGTCCGATGCATGTGGCGCTAGGAATTCATCATCCCAAACAAGCCCCGGTGGAAGTGCGCCAACAGGTTGAAGAGTTTGTGGCGTTATTTGATGCGGGTGCATTACCCAAACCCTTATAAGATAGAAAAGGAGTTTTTAGGGTCAGCAAGGCACGATGGCGAGCCAGTCAGTCAGGGTCTCTACCTCTACGACTTATCCCTTGCTTGAGGTGCAAAACCTCGGTCGCCAAATAGAAAGCCGCTGGATTTGGCGAAACTTCACGTTTGCAGTACAACCGGGAGAACGTTTAGCTGTCACTGGGCCATCGGGTTCTGGTAAAAGTTTACTCCTGAGAGCGATCGCCACCTTAGACCCTATTCAAGCGGGCGAGATTGCCTTTTGCTCTAAACCCCTCAGCCAGTGGTCTGTTCCAGAGTATCGCACGCAGGTTATTTATCTGCATCAACGTCCGGCTTTATGGGAAGGGACGGTAGAATTCAATTTACAGCGGGTTTTTACCCTTAAAAGTCATCGCCACAAGACTTACAGCCGCGAGATGATTCTGCATTATCTAGATAAACTTGGTCGCAGTTCCCAATTTTTGCAACAGCCTAGCAGTTCCCTATCGGGCGGCGAGTCCCAAATTGTGGCGTTTTTACGAGCCTTGCAACTGAGTCCCCAAATCTTTTTACTCGATGAACCTACGGCGTCTTTAGATGCGGAAACGGTGCGTCAATTTGAGTTATTGGTGCAAACCTGGCAAGCTGAAGATACGAACCGCGCTTATTTGTGGACGAGTCACGATCCGTCGCAACTCGAACGCATTACCGATCGCGCTATTACGATCTCAGGATAGAGTGATATGCAAGCCGACTATATTGAGATTCAAATTTGGCAACTAGCGATCG
Encoded proteins:
- a CDS encoding ATP-binding cassette domain-containing protein — protein: MASQSVRVSTSTTYPLLEVQNLGRQIESRWIWRNFTFAVQPGERLAVTGPSGSGKSLLLRAIATLDPIQAGEIAFCSKPLSQWSVPEYRTQVIYLHQRPALWEGTVEFNLQRVFTLKSHRHKTYSREMILHYLDKLGRSSQFLQQPSSSLSGGESQIVAFLRALQLSPQIFLLDEPTASLDAETVRQFELLVQTWQAEDTNRAYLWTSHDPSQLERITDRAITISG
- a CDS encoding pentapeptide repeat-containing protein is translated as MDIKTINDLKLSCIAGSDPCSSFDNKNLREADLSQANLKGIHLRGVNLSKANLSGADLSGANLIDANLSEANLMGANLSEANLEYVHLRGANLTQANLSQANLVDANLKDANLMGANLWGVKLRDTNLRGANLQGATLPRGEVYEVYLKTVIPYLCTYRGKTLAEVAAAWDCHEWSNCPMHVALGIHHPKQAPVEVRQQVEEFVALFDAGALPKPL